One uncultured Hyphomonas sp. genomic region harbors:
- a CDS encoding sulfatase: MKASRVIRFGRIALIGISLAIGACQGSVSDTPTGSSEVIAQTEETPPNIVLIFVDDMGYADIGSFGSPIARTPNLDQLAIEGQKWTSFYAPASVCTPSRAGLLTGRYAVRSGMAGLVHARHVLFPTSLGGLPQSEVTIAELLQQKGYVSAALGKWHLGHKPEFLPTSQGFESYYGIPYSNDMNMPGGNETPWALENFFAPPNIETWDVPLMQDEEILERPANQFTLSKRYTEHAIEFMKESHESGKPFFLYLAHNMPHTPLFTSEEFDGVSAGGAYGDVIEEIDWSVGEIIAALKDMKVEDNTLVVFTSDNGPWLTMKTHSGSAGRFRDGKGTTWEGGMRVPAIFWWPGKVQPRTVTGLGSALDLMPTFAGISGTVLPDDRIYDGVDLSPTLFADSDSPRDTLYFYRFTDIFAVRKGRYKAHFSVYGAFGGDGRTDLNEPELYDLESDPGEQYNIAAEHPDIVAELKALAETQAASVKPVVNQLELYPEGQKRGEDETRPWNEKTEDE, translated from the coding sequence ATGAAGGCTTCACGCGTAATTCGCTTCGGGCGGATTGCTTTGATCGGAATTTCATTAGCTATCGGTGCTTGTCAGGGCAGCGTATCGGACACCCCGACCGGAAGCAGTGAGGTTATTGCGCAAACTGAAGAGACGCCGCCGAATATTGTCCTAATATTCGTCGACGATATGGGTTACGCCGATATTGGATCGTTTGGCAGCCCCATCGCCCGAACCCCCAATCTCGACCAGTTGGCTATCGAAGGCCAGAAATGGACGAGCTTCTATGCGCCTGCGAGTGTTTGCACGCCCAGCCGGGCAGGATTGCTGACGGGAAGGTATGCCGTTCGGTCCGGCATGGCAGGACTGGTTCATGCACGGCACGTGCTGTTCCCGACATCACTCGGCGGATTGCCGCAGAGCGAAGTCACGATTGCGGAACTGCTCCAGCAGAAAGGCTATGTGTCCGCAGCGCTCGGCAAGTGGCATCTGGGCCATAAGCCGGAATTCCTTCCGACATCTCAGGGGTTCGAATCCTATTACGGCATCCCGTACAGCAATGACATGAACATGCCGGGCGGGAATGAAACGCCGTGGGCGCTTGAGAATTTTTTCGCGCCTCCGAACATCGAAACCTGGGATGTCCCGCTGATGCAGGATGAAGAGATCCTGGAGCGCCCTGCAAACCAGTTTACGCTTTCGAAGCGCTACACCGAGCATGCCATCGAGTTCATGAAAGAAAGTCATGAATCCGGGAAGCCGTTTTTCCTTTATCTCGCGCACAACATGCCTCACACGCCTTTGTTCACGTCTGAAGAGTTCGATGGCGTCAGCGCAGGCGGCGCCTATGGCGATGTGATTGAAGAGATCGACTGGAGTGTTGGTGAAATCATTGCCGCGCTCAAGGACATGAAAGTTGAGGACAACACGCTTGTCGTGTTCACGTCCGACAACGGCCCATGGCTTACCATGAAGACGCATAGCGGATCAGCAGGCCGATTCCGGGATGGCAAAGGTACCACCTGGGAAGGCGGTATGCGCGTGCCGGCCATTTTCTGGTGGCCAGGTAAAGTACAGCCTCGCACCGTCACTGGTCTGGGGTCGGCCCTGGACCTGATGCCGACCTTTGCAGGTATCTCGGGCACGGTTCTCCCAGACGACCGGATTTATGACGGCGTGGATCTCAGCCCGACCCTTTTTGCGGATTCCGACAGCCCTCGTGATACGCTCTACTTTTACCGTTTCACGGACATTTTTGCGGTCCGCAAGGGCAGGTATAAAGCGCACTTCAGTGTCTACGGCGCCTTTGGCGGCGATGGCCGTACGGACCTGAATGAGCCCGAACTCTACGACCTGGAAAGCGATCCGGGAGAGCAATACAATATTGCGGCTGAGCATCCCGACATTGTTGCTGAACTCAAGGCGCTCGCTGAAACGCAGGCTGCAAGTGTCAAGCCGGTGGTCAACCAGCTGGAGCTCTATCCGGAGGGCCAGAAGCGCGGGGAAGACGAGACCCGTCCATGGAATGAGAAGACGGAAGACGAATAG